A genomic window from Anoplolepis gracilipes unplaced genomic scaffold, ASM4749672v1 Contig24, whole genome shotgun sequence includes:
- the LOC140675867 gene encoding uncharacterized protein, giving the protein MTILWGIPEGEERRDINLDVEWLRGVMREVCDAAMPRARVLRPRHAVYWWTEEIAQLRRSSVQARRTLFRIPRRRNPEIREEALAAYRAARCALSATIRKSRASCWDELLSSLNTDPWGRPYRIVLNKHGAFPQQWKQAKLVLLPKEGKEEGTPSAYRPICLLDEVSKIFERIIAKRLVRHISREGGLHEEQYGFREGRSTVDAISRVTSLTEEAVEGGGVALAVLLDIANAFNTLPWDREPGVRHTRRTPMPTGNSMRGSAGVSLRTPTVESHIQPSPLPSSPSWLPRHLLCRRHISGGRGEQLGDTAAKAETAVAVVVQSITGMGLRVAAQKTEALYFHSKSSGKPPRTHIRVGDTSISVGNRLKYLGLLLDGEWKFGHHFNVLAPR; this is encoded by the exons ATGACCATTTTGTGGGGTATCCCGGAGGGAGAGGAAAGGCGGGACATTAACCTGGATGTGGAATGGTTGCGGGGCGTTATGCGCGAAGTCTGCGACGCAGCCATGCCACGCGCCAGGGTCCTCCGCCCACGTCACGCCGTCTATTGGTGGACGGAGGAAATAGCGCAATTAAGGCGCTCCTCTGTCCAGGCGCGACGCACCCTCTTTCGTATTCCCAGAAGAAGAAACCCGGAGATCCGAGAGGAGGCCTTGGCTGCCTATAGGGCCGCAAGATGCGCCCTTAGCGCCACTATCAGGAAGTCCAGGGCCAGTTGTTGGGATGAGCTACTGTCATCCCTCAACACGGACCCATGGGGGCGTCCATACAGAATAGTTCTGAATAA ACATGGCGCTTTCCCCCAGCAATGGAAGCAGGCTAAATTGGTCCTGCTCCCCAAGGAAGGCAAGGAAGAAGGAACCCCGTCGGCATATAGACCAATAtgcctgctggacgaggtcAGCAAGATCTTTGAGAGGATCATTGCAAAACGACTTGTTCGACATATATCCCGAGAGGGTGGTCTCCACGAGGAGCAATATGGCTTCCGCGAGGGACGTTCGACTGTGGATGCGATTAGTCGTGTTACGTCCCTCACGGAAGAAGCCGTGGAAGGGGGCGGGGTGGCACTTGCGGTATTACTAGATATCGCAAACGCCTTCAACACCCTGCCCTGGGATAGA GAGCCTGGAGTTCGTCACACAAGACGGACTCCAATGCCGACGGGAAATTCGATGCGGGGTTCCGCAGGGGTCAGTCTTAGGACCCCTACTGTGGAATCTCACATACAACCGAGTCCTTTGCCTTCCTCTCCCTCGTGGCTGCCACGCCATCTGCTATGCAGACGACACATTAGTGGTGGCCGCGGGGAGCAGCTGGGGGATACAGCAGCCAAGGCCGAGACAGCGGTGGCAGTTGTGGTACAAAGCATCACTGGTATGGGTCTTAGAGTGGCGGCTCAAAAAACCGAGGCTCTTTACTTTCACAGTAAATCCTCTGGGAAACCGCCAAGGACTCATATCCGGGTGGGAGATACTTCTATCTCGGTGGGGAACCGGCTTAAATATCTCGGTCTCCTACTGGACGGCGAGTGGAAGTTTGGACACCACTTCAATGTCCTTGCCCCAAGGTGA
- the LOC140675866 gene encoding uncharacterized protein yields the protein MGTVNAVALYECPIWATDLVAMRYAKDKFRRIQRSMAVRVIRAYRTVSHAAATVLAGSPPLEFLTAMYAERYNWERGLRRGHGPLPARVKKTIRIHAQRSMVERWSAHLSDPKTAG from the coding sequence ATGGGCACCGTAAATGCGGTGGCCCTGTATGAATGCCCAATATGGGCGACGGATCTCGTGGCCATGCGTTATGCAAAGGACAAGTTCCGACGCATACAGCGCAGCATGGCCGTGAGGGTGATAAGGGCCTACCGCACGGTGTCCCATGCGGCGGCCACGGTCCTGGCGGGTTCGCCCCCCTTGGAGTTCCTGACCGCAATGTACGCGGAGCGGTATAATTGGGAAAGGGGGCTCAGGAGGGGTCATGGCCCTCTACCAGCCAGGGTCAAGAAGACCATCCGGATCCACGCCCAGCGGTCTATGGTGGAGAGATGGAGTGCCCACCTATCTGACCCGAAGACTGCGGGTTAA